AGCACCATCAGGTCATATCAACTAAAACTTTGAGACAACAGAAGTGATAGAAAGgaaacatttattcacaaagCAAAGCTTTATTTTGATGGAAACAATCTATAGGCAGCCTAGATGATCATTTCTCTtgcgctgttgctgctgctgccgccgctgttgctgctgcagccttCCTCGCTGCCTTCAGGCCTTTCTTGTTGTGTTTCTTGGCAAAGCGCATGTTCCTCAGGAACTTGGGATCAACCTGCAGATAAAGGAAaaatgagtcaaaaaaaaaacaagagaaaccTTTGTCAATGTGGCTGGACCAGTTCAAATGGGTGGCACCACCACAATGACCAGCTGCACCTTTGACACATCTTTCGAACAGGTTTGCACCTGTAGTGTACAGATAAGAGACTTGGAAGTTGTACACAGGCAGCTTTAGCTGTGTAGGCTACAAATGGAGCACAAAGGGTGTTCATGAAAGGCCGAGCAATGCTATGGTGCTTTGAATGCTGAACGCACCTAGAACTTGAGGCAATGCACCATATTACTCTGACATTTACTGTGTATCattattgtgtttctttttttaacaattggGGATGCACAACGCACATTtttggacttctgagccgatCCCAACACTTACAGAGATTGCTCCGATATCAGAGCTcacttcactgtttttttttcccaccattaTTGTTTAGAGAAGGCAACTAGGGGTCAGTGTAATATCACAGATGGAAGTCAGGAATAAACCCATTTTCACAAGTGACGTGGGACAGATGTCTGAAGTCCAACATCAGAGATATTTGACCAACTTAAACATCCAACATGTTTCACTGCGCTATGTTCACATGCGGCAGCACCTCGCTCAACTATCTCACGGTCCCGTGCTCCTGTTATGGTTCGTCAGCGAACACCACCGCTCCACTTTATTTACCTCTACTTTGGATTCAAACTGACTGGTAAATACTGCACATCCTCGGGATGAAGTAAGGGAGTGCATTCTGCCAAATGCTCGCATGCTAAATGGCTACATGTTTTCAACTAAAGTCTCAGACCGCTGTTCTGTGAGCTCAATGCAAACTGTAGAATGGACATCCTAAGATACGTCTCTTTCCTCTCACAAATGTacaggaaatccattccacagtttgcagtgaactCGCAGAGCAACTGAATGTGAAGAGATTTCAGCTGACAACATGAACCTCAGAATCTGGACTGGTCATCATCTGGCCAATTCCTGATCCGTTAAAAACATTGGCATCAGAGCCCGATATCGAATCGGACCCATCCCTAAACACAATACAAGaaccttttaaaaaaattaaaacatcaAACCGTACTGCAGGAGTATGAAATTTAATCCAGACAGGGAAAGACTGGTCCAAAATTGGGGAGGCACTAGTTCAGCAGTCCTTGGTGGATCAAATAAAATACTTCCGCACTACGGCATCCATTCCTTACAGCTTCATCTTCAGTATGATGTCCACTGAAATGACCTAAATCTGATGAAGACCCAACAGACACCAAGACGTACTGACCCCACCATTAGCAACTGTTTCTCATGGGTAGGGATACTGTCTGACAATGACAACTATACGCCGCATCGGCTTGTAATGGCCATTATAATGAAATACACTGATCAAACAGATTTCATTGAAGATGAAACAGGCCCAGAAGAACATTTCAGGACAAGTGATTTCACCAATATTTATCTTGACCAATCTATGAAAAAAATTCCTTTTTCAAGTTCAGTTAAAACTCAATCTTGTGAGGTTGCCAAAATCATAATGTCTGGTGTTTGTAAACAGCGCATCTTCCTCGGTTTAGCCCTGGAAGTATCCACTCATTAACACCTCTAGACAGATCCAACAATGATATATCATCTAATAAGAGAACAGTTCTTAATGATCAtcatgaacacaaaaacaatgtttcaaaaTTCCCATTTGAAAGAGAAGCGTACGGTCTTTTATTTCAATTGCTCACATTAGTCATGTGAACATACATCTGATGTCACATGGTATGTGAACACACTTACCCCCTTTAGAGACTCAAAACGTGGAGTTCGGGGCTTCTTGATGCCATTCCTGTGGTGTTTGCGAGCTGTGTGCCAAAGaataaaggaaaataaactTGAGTATTATGATGCAAGGAGATCCAAGTAAGCAACCTTCTGTTGGTTGTGCATTAGAGATGGGcgatgtggacaaaaaaaaaaaaaagtcatctcggtgattattattttcacaataattcattttcatcctattccatgtgttggacactacagtctcgcTTAAGACTGTTTTagtagttaaccaagtgtagagatgaggaAATTCATTGTCTCACGTCTCCGGTAGAACTAGGTCATGTCTGACAGTCTGCTCTGACAGTTTTATTTAGCGGTTCAATTGAGCTGTCTGTTTGCAGTAGCTCATGTCTCATAACAGTTTACTTtaatggaccagtctggacagatttcctagatgctactgaagaaatattagaaataatgtgaataaatgatcatttagtcatattctattctcaaaataaTTATACAAACCTTTGTCTtgtgagattaaaaaaatatttttaacaacTCTCAACTCAATACTGTGACcgaatcagaatttgttgaaggtccctaactgatgccaggttgtagcattagcgctgcctgagaGTGTGTGTCCGCTATCAGTGAACCGTAATCGGGGACGCAGAAGTGCAGCCAACACTGGAGCGGAAgtctgtcgaatatccaactAGCAATATTCAACAGTGTTTCGCAGAGGCTCCAgcacagcgggagacctgcatgtgttgatatgaaccaaggcaaatcaccgtgtcagagaacctaCGAGGACCAGTCCTaatgaaacaaacactgatccagagactcagagtcagccAATGTCATTATGTTAAAAGTTTCCTGTATTAAGTATAAAACTATGATCACGAACAaaagtccaccaaactctccacaCCTGTCATGCGCAGGTGTTGGCTGTTAAATgccacagagctggagagcatgTTGCTCCGTCACTGTCTCATCGTATTCacgtatgcaagtccaatgaaGCCTGTGTGCCGTGTTTTAATAGAATTCATCGTGCGATGCAAAATGCTCATCGCAGGGATTGTTCTAGGCGGTATATTGTGCACAAGTTACCGCCCATCCCTAATGTGCGTGAAGACTGCAATTTATACTTACCCTGGTTGTGAGTTGTGTGATTCTTTGACTTTGCCATTTTGACTCCGTACTATCTAAAAAGAAACCAAAATTACAGGACATCAACACACTGTGTTGCAGTGTAACTACACTTGATGTTTGACATGTAGACAGTTGCCAGACTGAAGGACCTTTCAACCAGCATCTTCTAATTCAGTTTGAACACTAGCATCAGACACAAAGTAGATGAATATCAGAGTCACGTAAATTCATACGGGTCTAAAACAACCAAAGATCAGGAAACATTTCAAGGCAACGTTCTACATGACACCAAACCACACTCCGGTAGCAGTTTCACGTTACACTACGTACGTTTATGACAAAGTGATGACTACACACAGTAACTCTACATACATGCCAATGATGCTACTCAGTAGTACAGACAGGAGCTCCGAACGCGTCACACTCTAGTGGAGTTTAACAATTTGGAAATACTATTCGTAGGAGTGTCGTCTCGTacaatattaaaaatacattctaaTCGCTCTGCAACTATGTCGATAAAACCGCTGGCCATCAAATGCTAAGCTAACTAATGCGCTAACACATATCACGTCGTTTTACAATTACAAGCTGATATCTTGTGAAAATACTGCTGACGCATTATAAATCAAGCTGTGCTCTGTCAACTACGGCGTCATATTTAAATTCGGGATGAAGGACTTAACCAGATGGGGTAAGATTGTAGAAGTTAGCCGCAGCAGTGGTATATTTACCTGCCACACGAACAGGCGACAAccggaagagaaagagaagcgAGCGGACCCGAAAATAAACGAGTTCAATTGTAAAACGCCGACAGCGCCTCCTATCACTGGAGTCCGGAGGTACAACTGCATGACTGTTGTTTGTCGAATGATGGCGCGCTTAGCCTTTGTAATAATCACGCACAAACGTGACTGGCACACGTGTCTGAGTCACGGGTCCACAACTTCTAAGGAGacgtgatttcattttttttattccgtgttttttttctggtttctaAGGGGAAGTTAGCTTGTGACAAAAATCGACTATCCACTTCTTTCTGGTCATCCAAGACTGTgtcacaggggcagcagacGAAGGAAAGAGATGCAGCGTTCCCTCATTTGTGTTGTACAGCCACATTTCGGAAAATCACAATATTGCATCATACAgcatattaaaatataaaatatagttATCCATAGGCGAGAATGTAAAGGTAAGAATCGATGGATGCACATTCAATGCAACTAAATAACTGCAACTTCAATCAAACACAGCAAATAACAAATGTTAACCTGTTTTTATTGGCAATAAAATCCCCTAAATCCACTTCTAATCCAGTTGATTCCTCTTTAGAACCAGACCAGGTACTGGAGTGAGTGATATACAGACTGTTTACATGTCTAATCCAGGAGCAAAGTGGATGTGACCTCGCAGTGTGTTGTGGGGAGTGGTCGCCATGATAGATCTTTGTTTACATCTGATCCGTTGCTGTGAGGGAGACTCATGACAAACGCATG
Above is a window of Synchiropus splendidus isolate RoL2022-P1 chromosome 6, RoL_Sspl_1.0, whole genome shotgun sequence DNA encoding:
- the rpl29 gene encoding 60S ribosomal protein L29, with protein sequence MAKSKNHTTHNQARKHHRNGIKKPRTPRFESLKGVDPKFLRNMRFAKKHNKKGLKAARKAAAATAAAAAATAQEK